The following proteins come from a genomic window of Pyxidicoccus sp. MSG2:
- a CDS encoding NAD-dependent protein deacetylase: protein MTSSLEALPAPEATEGVETLVRLLRGRRTVVLTGAGCSTESGIPDYRGPGTRARARNPIQHREYLTRPEIRARYWARSLLGWPRFSSAKPNAAHHALAQMERNGLVPGLITQNVDRLHHAAGSSRVIELHGALARVRCLDCGAQEARVDLQERLFALNPDFAHHVLELRPDGDAELSSELLQSFHVPACLHCGGTLKPDVVFFGDNVPAPTVEAAFSLVEEGDALLVVGSSLAIFSGYRFLVRASERRMPIAILNIGECRGVELADVRVEARAGDVLPRLSEALARG from the coding sequence ATGACGTCTTCGCTCGAAGCCCTGCCTGCCCCCGAAGCGACCGAAGGCGTGGAGACCCTGGTGCGGCTCCTGCGAGGCCGCCGCACGGTGGTGCTCACCGGCGCCGGGTGCAGCACCGAGTCAGGCATCCCGGACTACCGGGGGCCGGGGACGCGGGCCCGCGCGCGCAACCCCATCCAGCACCGCGAGTACCTCACCCGGCCGGAGATTCGCGCGCGCTACTGGGCGCGGAGCCTGCTCGGCTGGCCGCGCTTCTCCTCGGCGAAGCCGAACGCCGCGCACCACGCGCTGGCCCAGATGGAGCGCAACGGCCTGGTGCCGGGGCTCATCACCCAGAACGTGGACCGGCTGCACCATGCCGCCGGCAGCTCGCGCGTCATCGAGCTGCACGGAGCGCTGGCGCGTGTGCGCTGCCTGGACTGTGGCGCGCAGGAGGCGCGGGTGGACCTGCAGGAGCGGTTATTCGCGCTCAACCCGGACTTCGCCCACCACGTGCTGGAGCTGCGGCCGGACGGCGACGCGGAGCTGTCCTCGGAGCTGCTCCAGTCCTTCCACGTCCCCGCGTGCCTGCACTGTGGCGGGACGCTGAAGCCGGACGTGGTGTTCTTCGGCGACAACGTGCCGGCGCCCACGGTGGAGGCGGCCTTCTCGCTGGTGGAGGAGGGCGACGCGCTGCTGGTGGTGGGCTCGTCGCTGGCCATCTTCTCCGGCTACCGCTTCCTCGTGCGCGCGTCCGAGCGCCGCATGCCCATCGCCATCCTCAACATCGGCGAGTGCCGGGGCGTGGAACTGGCGGACGTGCGCGTGGAGGCGCGAGCCGGAGACGTGCTGCCCCGGCTCTCGGAGGCGCTGGCGCGGGGGTGA